The following are from one region of the Streptomyces changanensis genome:
- a CDS encoding SIMPL domain-containing protein, whose protein sequence is MATPEAPRITVRGEAHVETDPELARIAVTVTARGTDRRATLDDLTRRNAAVVDLVNGCAGALDRLETGALVLTPELGRRGRGEHVRTHHGTVQLTATLTDFTALGELVTRLADLDLTRVDGPWWSLRPTSPAYARAREEAVRDAVRRARDYARALGTDLDALLTLDDTPSDGHVPFGAGSPRMAFAAEAADVPPLDLQPQRQTVTAHVTAGFTLHPPTL, encoded by the coding sequence ATGGCCACCCCCGAAGCCCCCCGCATCACCGTCCGAGGCGAAGCCCACGTCGAGACCGACCCGGAGCTCGCCCGCATCGCCGTGACCGTCACCGCCCGCGGCACCGACCGGCGCGCGACCCTCGACGACCTCACCCGCCGCAACGCCGCCGTGGTCGACCTCGTCAACGGCTGCGCGGGCGCCCTCGACCGCCTGGAGACCGGCGCCCTCGTGCTCACCCCCGAACTGGGCCGGCGAGGGCGGGGCGAGCACGTCCGCACCCACCACGGCACCGTCCAGCTCACCGCCACCCTCACGGACTTCACCGCCCTCGGCGAGCTCGTCACCCGCCTCGCCGACCTCGACCTGACCCGCGTCGACGGCCCGTGGTGGTCGCTGCGCCCCACGTCACCCGCGTACGCCCGCGCCCGCGAGGAGGCCGTCCGGGACGCGGTCCGGCGCGCCCGCGACTACGCCCGCGCCCTCGGCACCGACCTGGACGCCCTCCTGACGCTGGACGACACGCCGTCGGACGGGCACGTCCCGTTCGGCGCGGGCTCCCCCCGGATGGCCTTCGCCGCCGAGGCGGCCGACGTCCCGCCCCTGGACCTCCAGCCGCAGCGGCAGACGGTGACCGCGCACGTCACGGCCGGCTTCACACTCCACCCGCCGACCCTCTGA
- a CDS encoding bifunctional metallophosphatase/5'-nucleotidase: MPLNRRSFLGRSAAVGAGVTVTGAATTATAPAAQAKPAPKRYSFTVMGTTDLHGHVFNWDYFTDREFDDKAHNDVGLAKISTLVDRVRAEKGRRNTLLIDAGDTIQGTQLSYYYAKVDPITAARGPVHPMAQAMNAIGYDAAALGNHEFNYGIPVLRKFEEQCDFPLLGANALDAKTLRPAFAPYSMHRLRTPCGRDVRVAVLGLTNPGIAIWDKANVSGRMVFPGLEEQAAHWVPRLRSMGADVVIVSAHSGSSGTSSYGDQLPYVENAAALVAQQVPGIDAILVGHAHTEIAEYRVKNERTGRDVVLSEPLKWGQRLTRFDFELVWSKGRWVVEQVGARVLNANTVEEDPHIVRLLADEHEKVVAYVNQVIGTSPVEMSTAQAPWRDEPIIDLINHVQAETVRAALAGTPHAALPVLSQASCFSRSAAIPAGEITIRDAAGLYPFENTLEARVLTGAQLKEYLEYSARYYARTAPGEPVDTARLTNAGGTPDYNYDAVYGLTYDIDIAQPVGSRITGLSFDGAPVDPAARFVLAVNNYRASGGGAYPHVANAQQVWADSDEIRNTIIQWVKAKGVLDPSEFASVGWRLTRAGTPVF, encoded by the coding sequence ATGCCGCTGAACCGTAGGTCGTTCCTCGGGCGGTCCGCCGCCGTGGGAGCCGGTGTGACCGTGACGGGCGCGGCCACCACGGCCACCGCGCCCGCCGCGCAGGCGAAGCCCGCGCCGAAGCGGTACTCCTTCACCGTGATGGGCACGACGGACCTCCACGGCCACGTCTTCAACTGGGACTACTTCACCGACCGAGAGTTCGACGACAAGGCGCACAACGACGTCGGCCTGGCGAAGATCTCCACGCTGGTGGACCGGGTGCGGGCCGAGAAGGGCCGGCGCAACACGCTGCTGATCGACGCCGGTGACACCATCCAGGGCACCCAGCTGTCGTACTACTACGCCAAGGTCGACCCGATCACGGCCGCGCGCGGCCCGGTCCACCCCATGGCGCAGGCGATGAACGCCATCGGGTACGACGCCGCGGCGCTCGGCAACCACGAGTTCAACTACGGCATCCCCGTGCTGCGGAAGTTCGAGGAGCAGTGCGACTTCCCGCTGCTGGGGGCGAACGCGCTCGACGCGAAGACGCTGCGGCCCGCCTTCGCGCCGTACAGCATGCACCGGCTGCGCACGCCGTGCGGGCGGGACGTGCGGGTGGCGGTCCTCGGGCTGACCAACCCGGGCATCGCCATCTGGGACAAGGCGAACGTCTCCGGCCGGATGGTCTTCCCCGGTCTGGAGGAGCAGGCGGCCCACTGGGTCCCGAGGCTCCGGTCGATGGGCGCGGACGTCGTCATCGTCTCCGCGCACTCCGGTTCGAGCGGCACCTCGTCGTACGGGGACCAGCTGCCCTACGTGGAGAACGCCGCGGCGCTCGTCGCGCAGCAGGTCCCCGGCATCGACGCGATCCTGGTCGGCCACGCGCACACGGAGATCGCCGAGTACCGGGTGAAGAACGAGCGGACCGGCCGCGACGTCGTCCTCTCCGAGCCGCTGAAGTGGGGCCAGCGGCTGACGCGGTTCGACTTCGAGCTGGTGTGGTCGAAGGGCCGCTGGGTGGTCGAGCAGGTCGGCGCCCGAGTGCTCAACGCCAACACGGTGGAGGAGGACCCCCACATCGTGCGGCTGCTCGCCGACGAGCACGAGAAGGTCGTGGCCTACGTCAACCAGGTGATCGGCACCTCCCCCGTGGAGATGTCGACCGCGCAGGCCCCGTGGCGGGACGAGCCGATCATCGACCTGATCAACCACGTGCAGGCCGAGACGGTGCGCGCGGCGCTCGCCGGAACCCCGCACGCGGCGCTCCCCGTGCTGTCCCAGGCGTCCTGCTTCTCCCGGTCGGCCGCCATCCCGGCGGGCGAGATCACCATCCGGGACGCGGCGGGCCTGTACCCGTTCGAGAACACCCTGGAGGCCCGCGTCCTGACGGGCGCCCAGCTGAAGGAGTACCTGGAGTACTCGGCGCGCTACTACGCGCGGACGGCCCCCGGCGAACCGGTCGACACCGCCAGGCTCACCAACGCCGGCGGCACGCCGGACTACAACTACGACGCGGTGTACGGCCTGACGTACGACATCGACATCGCGCAGCCGGTGGGGTCGCGGATCACGGGCCTGTCGTTCGACGGCGCGCCGGTCGACCCCGCCGCGCGGTTCGTGCTGGCGGTGAACAACTACCGGGCGAGCGGCGGCGGCGCCTACCCGCACGTGGCGAACGCCCAGCAGGTGTGGGCGGATTCGGACGAGATCCGCAACACCATCATCCAGTGGGTGAAGGCGAAGGGTGTCTTGGACCCGTCCGAGTTCGCCTCGGTGGGCTGGCGGCTGACGCGCGCGGGCACGCCCGTCTTCTGA
- a CDS encoding lysine N(6)-hydroxylase/L-ornithine N(5)-oxygenase family protein, with the protein MTPTPTAPEPVPAPRRHAGPERPHDLVGVGIGPGNLSLAALAHGFPGGLDTVFFERAAVFHSHPGRPVEGATARTPFLADLVTLADPTSPWTFLNYLRSRDRLLPFHAAGRLHVHRAEYDAYGRWVSDHLPGLHFRHQVEAVRWNPELDLFEVDHARLDPDGETEVLGRAYARNVALGIGSQPDVPEPLKPLVAAPAVPVLHSADYPAHREALLAAGHVTVVGSGQSGADVFLDLLRHRPPGREGMHWITRTDAFASAERSRLGLEHLTPDHARYFHELPEQARDDLVPGGRRHGAVARDTLDAIHDELYRRTVQGGRPDAVLTPGVHVRTAGRLATTKVELHLEHVRQGSRSRLTTDAVVLATGYRERPLHRLLAALDPYLRRDSRDRPRVDEHHRLVLDPSVTGSVYVVTSVAHTHGAGAADPGMTAWRSATVLNHLTGKEPYPLPGRTAFTSFGLERSEPPRVPAPDRGLTPLGGRP; encoded by the coding sequence ATGACCCCCACCCCCACCGCCCCCGAGCCGGTCCCGGCGCCGCGGCGCCACGCCGGGCCCGAGCGGCCGCACGACCTCGTCGGCGTCGGCATCGGCCCCGGCAACCTCTCCCTCGCCGCGCTCGCCCACGGGTTCCCCGGCGGCCTCGACACCGTCTTCTTCGAGCGGGCCGCCGTCTTCCACTCCCACCCGGGCCGCCCCGTCGAGGGCGCCACCGCGCGCACCCCGTTCCTCGCCGACCTCGTCACGCTGGCCGACCCGACCAGCCCCTGGACGTTCCTGAACTACCTGCGCTCCCGCGACCGGCTCCTGCCCTTCCACGCCGCCGGGCGCCTCCACGTGCACCGCGCCGAGTACGACGCCTACGGCCGCTGGGTCAGCGACCACCTCCCCGGCCTGCACTTCCGCCACCAGGTCGAAGCCGTCCGGTGGAATCCCGAGCTCGACCTGTTCGAGGTCGACCACGCGCGGCTCGACCCCGACGGGGAGACGGAAGTCCTCGGCCGGGCGTACGCGCGCAACGTCGCCCTCGGCATCGGCTCGCAGCCGGACGTCCCCGAGCCCCTCAAGCCCCTCGTCGCGGCGCCCGCCGTCCCGGTGCTGCACTCCGCCGACTACCCGGCCCACCGCGAGGCGCTGCTCGCGGCCGGACACGTCACCGTCGTCGGCTCCGGGCAGTCCGGCGCGGACGTCTTCCTCGACCTCCTGCGCCACCGCCCCCCGGGCCGCGAGGGCATGCACTGGATCACCCGCACCGACGCCTTCGCCTCCGCGGAGCGCTCCCGGCTCGGCCTCGAACACCTCACCCCGGACCACGCCCGGTACTTCCACGAGCTGCCCGAGCAGGCGCGCGACGACCTGGTCCCGGGCGGGCGGCGCCACGGGGCCGTCGCCCGGGACACCCTCGACGCCATCCACGACGAGCTCTACCGCCGCACCGTCCAGGGAGGCCGGCCGGACGCCGTCCTCACCCCCGGCGTCCACGTCCGCACCGCGGGCCGCCTCGCCACCACCAAGGTGGAGCTCCACCTCGAACACGTCCGGCAGGGCAGCCGCTCGCGCCTCACCACCGACGCGGTCGTCCTCGCCACCGGCTACCGCGAACGCCCCCTGCACCGCCTCCTCGCCGCGCTCGACCCCTACCTGCGCCGGGACTCCCGCGACCGGCCCCGCGTCGACGAGCACCACCGGCTCGTGCTCGACCCGTCGGTCACCGGCAGCGTGTACGTCGTGACGTCCGTGGCCCACACGCACGGCGCGGGCGCCGCGGACCCCGGAATGACGGCCTGGCGCAGCGCCACCGTCCTCAACCACCTCACGGGCAAGGAGCCCTACCCGCTGCCCGGCCGCACCGCCTTCACCAGCTTCGGCCTGGAGCGGAGCGAGCCGCCGCGCGTCCCCGCGCCGGACCGCGGGCTCACCCCGCTCGGCGGCCGGCCGTAG
- the pepN gene encoding aminopeptidase N, which produces MPVLTREEAQTRARLLDVQRYAIDLDLTTGDDTFDSTTVIEFTARAAGDTFVELKPAELRGATLDGQPLDPTALDDNRLPLTGLTEGPHVLRVDAAMRYSRTGEGMHRFTDPTDGETYTYTQLFLDDVQRVLAAFDQPDLKAVFDVTVTAPDHWTVLANGVTTRQDDGRWTAATTPPISTYLVAVAAGPWHSVRTEHAGLPFGIHCRRSLAPHLDADADEILDVTRRCFDRYHEKFTEPYPFDSYDQAFVPEFNAGAMENPGLVTFRDDFVFRSAVTVSERQTRAMVIAHEMAHMWFGDLVTLKWWDDIWLNESFAEYMGYQTVNEATTRYPDTWIGYGIARKSWGYDADQRPSTHAVAPDPEAVPDTASALLNFDGISYAKGASALRQLVAWMGEKEFLAGINNHFARHRFGNATLADFIDNLASATDRDVHAWAEAWLRTTGIDTLTAGVTAEQGHWTLALDRDGSRPHRATVGVYDRDLADARSLVVRERYETDVPGTGAPESRPGLRPVLVVPNDHDLTYAKVRLDEDSLETTLRCLSGVPDPLTRAVLWNTLRDMVRDGDLAPADYLATAHAHLPEETDVAIVDGVLGFAIHQIADRYVPAADRAGARATLTDVTRDLIRRTEDGENPGLRLTAVRHFIDCADRTGTFQGWLADGAVPGGPDLDPELRWRILRRLAVLGATDEAAIAAELDRDPSATGQEGAARCRAALPEAAAKEAAWERMFHDDTLSNYLFNATAEGFWQPEQTDLLAPYVARYYPQATALAARRGPAIATAVGRQGFPGYAITHENLKLGDEQLTRSDLTPALRRQLVDRLDDLRRALRVREG; this is translated from the coding sequence ATGCCCGTACTGACGCGCGAAGAGGCGCAGACCCGAGCCCGGCTGCTGGACGTCCAGCGCTATGCGATCGACCTCGACCTGACCACCGGCGACGACACCTTCGACTCGACGACCGTCATCGAGTTCACCGCCCGCGCCGCCGGTGACACCTTCGTCGAGCTGAAGCCCGCGGAACTGCGCGGCGCGACCCTGGACGGGCAGCCCCTCGACCCCACCGCACTGGACGACAACCGGCTCCCCCTCACGGGCCTCACCGAGGGCCCCCACGTCCTGCGCGTCGACGCCGCCATGCGGTACTCCCGCACCGGCGAGGGCATGCACCGCTTCACCGACCCCACCGACGGGGAGACGTACACCTACACCCAGCTCTTCCTCGACGACGTCCAGCGCGTCCTGGCCGCCTTCGACCAGCCCGACCTGAAGGCCGTCTTCGACGTCACCGTCACCGCCCCGGACCACTGGACCGTCCTCGCCAACGGCGTCACCACCCGCCAGGACGACGGCCGTTGGACGGCCGCCACCACGCCCCCGATCTCCACCTACCTCGTCGCCGTCGCCGCCGGCCCCTGGCACTCGGTGCGCACCGAGCACGCCGGGCTGCCCTTCGGCATCCACTGCCGGCGCTCGCTCGCGCCCCACCTCGACGCCGACGCCGACGAGATCCTCGACGTGACGCGCCGCTGCTTCGACCGGTACCACGAGAAGTTCACCGAGCCCTACCCCTTCGACTCCTACGACCAGGCGTTCGTCCCCGAGTTCAACGCCGGCGCCATGGAAAACCCGGGCCTCGTCACCTTCCGCGACGACTTCGTCTTCCGCTCGGCCGTCACCGTCTCCGAGCGCCAGACCCGCGCGATGGTCATCGCCCACGAGATGGCCCACATGTGGTTCGGCGACCTCGTCACCCTCAAGTGGTGGGACGACATCTGGCTGAACGAGTCCTTCGCCGAGTACATGGGGTACCAGACCGTCAACGAGGCGACCACCCGCTACCCCGACACCTGGATCGGCTACGGCATCGCCCGCAAGTCGTGGGGGTACGACGCCGACCAGCGCCCCTCCACCCACGCCGTCGCCCCCGACCCGGAGGCCGTGCCCGACACGGCCTCCGCCCTGCTCAACTTCGACGGCATCTCCTACGCCAAGGGCGCCTCCGCGCTGCGCCAGCTCGTCGCGTGGATGGGGGAGAAGGAGTTCCTCGCGGGCATCAACAACCACTTCGCCCGCCACCGCTTCGGCAACGCCACCCTCGCCGACTTCATCGACAACCTCGCCTCCGCCACCGACCGCGACGTCCACGCCTGGGCGGAGGCGTGGCTGCGGACCACCGGCATCGACACCCTCACCGCCGGCGTCACCGCCGAGCAGGGCCACTGGACGCTGGCCCTCGACCGCGACGGCAGCCGCCCCCACCGGGCCACCGTCGGCGTCTACGACCGCGACCTCGCCGACGCCCGCAGCCTCGTCGTGCGGGAGCGGTACGAGACGGACGTCCCGGGGACCGGCGCCCCGGAGAGCCGGCCGGGCCTGCGCCCCGTCCTGGTCGTCCCCAACGACCACGACCTCACCTACGCCAAGGTGCGCCTGGACGAGGACTCCCTGGAGACCACCCTGCGCTGCCTCTCGGGCGTGCCGGACCCGCTCACCCGCGCCGTCCTGTGGAACACCCTGCGCGACATGGTCCGCGACGGCGACCTCGCCCCCGCCGACTACCTCGCCACCGCCCACGCCCACCTGCCGGAGGAGACGGACGTCGCCATCGTCGACGGCGTCCTCGGTTTCGCGATCCACCAGATCGCCGACCGCTACGTCCCCGCGGCCGACCGCGCGGGCGCCCGGGCCACGCTCACCGACGTCACGCGCGACCTCATCCGCCGCACCGAGGACGGCGAGAACCCCGGCCTGCGCCTCACCGCCGTCCGCCACTTCATCGACTGCGCGGACCGCACCGGCACCTTCCAGGGCTGGCTCGCCGACGGCGCCGTCCCCGGCGGGCCCGACCTCGACCCCGAGCTGCGCTGGCGGATCCTGCGGCGGCTCGCCGTGCTCGGCGCCACCGACGAGGCGGCCATCGCCGCCGAGCTCGACCGGGACCCGAGCGCCACCGGCCAGGAGGGCGCCGCCCGCTGCCGGGCCGCCCTGCCCGAGGCCGCCGCCAAGGAGGCCGCCTGGGAGCGGATGTTCCACGACGACACCCTCTCCAACTACCTGTTCAACGCCACCGCCGAGGGGTTCTGGCAGCCGGAGCAGACCGACCTCCTCGCCCCGTACGTGGCGCGGTACTACCCGCAGGCCACGGCCCTCGCCGCCCGGCGCGGCCCGGCCATCGCCACCGCCGTCGGCCGCCAGGGGTTCCCCGGGTACGCCATCACCCATGAGAACCTCAAGCTCGGCGACGAGCAGCTCACCCGCTCCGACCTGACGCCGGCCCTGCGCCGCCAGCTCGTCGACCGCCTCGACGACCTGCGCCGCGCCCTGCGCGTCCGCGAGGGCTGA
- a CDS encoding chorismate mutase, whose translation MSTSDMRDIDGAVVAELNRLRESIDNIDAAVVHMLAERFKCTQQVGHLKARHHLPPADPAREARQITRLRELAEAANLDPAFAEKLLNFIIAEVIRHHERIAVEPRTGDDAGAGGAGARSE comes from the coding sequence ATGAGCACGAGCGACATGCGAGACATCGACGGCGCCGTCGTCGCGGAACTGAACCGCCTCCGCGAGAGCATCGACAACATCGACGCGGCCGTCGTCCACATGCTGGCGGAACGCTTCAAGTGCACGCAGCAGGTCGGCCACCTCAAGGCCCGCCACCACCTGCCCCCCGCGGACCCCGCCCGCGAGGCCCGCCAGATCACCCGGCTCCGCGAGCTCGCCGAGGCCGCCAACCTCGACCCGGCGTTCGCCGAGAAGCTCCTCAACTTCATCATCGCCGAGGTCATCCGGCACCACGAGCGCATCGCGGTCGAGCCCCGGACCGGCGACGACGCGGGCGCCGGAGGCGCCGGAGCGCGCTCCGAGTGA
- a CDS encoding S1 family peptidase — MKKTLVRALKRFVAAGAVVLAAVSLQPTSASAAPAPVVGGTRAAQGEFPWMVRLSMGCGGSLLTQQIVLTAAHCVNGSGNNTSITATAGVVDLQSSSAIKVRSTKVLQAPGYNGTGKDWALIKLAQPINLPTLDIATTTAYNSGTFTIAGWGANREGGSQQRYLLKAQVPFVSDATCRQAYSELVPAEELCAGYTSGGTDTCQGDSGGPMFRRDANGAWIQVGIVSWGYGCARPNYPGVYTEVSTFASAIKSAAATL, encoded by the coding sequence GTGAAGAAGACACTCGTTCGTGCCCTCAAGAGATTCGTGGCGGCCGGCGCGGTCGTGCTCGCCGCGGTCAGCCTCCAGCCCACCTCCGCCTCGGCCGCCCCCGCGCCGGTCGTCGGCGGCACCCGCGCCGCCCAGGGCGAGTTCCCCTGGATGGTCCGGCTCTCCATGGGCTGCGGCGGCTCCCTGCTCACCCAGCAGATCGTCCTCACCGCCGCCCACTGCGTGAACGGCTCGGGCAACAACACGAGCATCACCGCCACCGCCGGCGTCGTGGACCTGCAGAGCTCCTCCGCCATCAAGGTCCGCTCGACCAAGGTCCTCCAGGCCCCGGGCTACAACGGCACCGGCAAGGACTGGGCCCTGATCAAGCTGGCCCAGCCGATCAACCTCCCCACCCTCGACATCGCCACCACCACCGCCTACAACTCCGGCACCTTCACCATCGCCGGGTGGGGCGCGAACCGCGAGGGCGGCAGCCAGCAGCGCTACCTGCTCAAGGCCCAGGTGCCCTTCGTCTCCGACGCCACCTGCCGCCAGGCGTACAGCGAACTCGTCCCCGCCGAGGAGCTGTGCGCCGGCTACACCAGCGGCGGCACCGACACCTGCCAGGGCGACTCCGGCGGCCCCATGTTCCGCCGGGACGCGAACGGCGCCTGGATCCAGGTCGGCATCGTGAGCTGGGGCTACGGCTGCGCCCGGCCGAACTACCCCGGTGTCTACACCGAGGTCTCCACCTTCGCCTCCGCCATCAAGTCGGCGGCCGCCACCCTGTGA
- a CDS encoding ankyrin repeat domain-containing protein, with protein sequence MVPVPVHEDLFEAVHGGAEDAVVRLLRSGAPAEATDEDGATALYTAAVSGHTGIVRLLLAAGADPGRGSGASGGDLPLCGAACNGHTGAVRALLAAGAWPDQREEYGCTALAWAVRQGFADTVRVLLEHGADPGAAVPDGTPPLVAAARRGSLPVVRALLEYGAPGRAEALAEARTWLGRDAEQVVRQALAEAYGDGVETVTRRVREEGGVTVVVEVVRDGLPTAGREQQTGHAAIATLLEEELGEHPPYEELEGRALRCGDPSLDDWTEAAEALGRRGDEATFAAALDACADGEPLRQAFGADVLARLTASPGGGGPFAVRALPVLRELAREVREADVVLAVVRALGAQGDAAVLPDVLRHAVHPDARVRRGVAVAVTGLVPTGHREGLAALVALARDGDAAVRAAAVRALAVAPDDSPTVREALAARLDDEAPDPTVAAEAARGLAVRGDGRAVAALEGLLATADPEGPAYAVARAAVEHVRDEPTRRRLEWTPSRRP encoded by the coding sequence ATGGTGCCGGTGCCAGTTCACGAGGATCTGTTCGAGGCCGTGCACGGCGGTGCGGAGGACGCCGTGGTGCGGTTGCTGCGGTCCGGCGCGCCGGCCGAGGCCACCGACGAGGACGGCGCCACCGCCCTGTACACCGCCGCCGTGAGCGGCCACACGGGGATCGTGCGGCTGCTGCTCGCCGCCGGGGCCGACCCCGGGCGGGGCAGCGGCGCGTCCGGCGGCGACCTGCCGCTGTGCGGCGCGGCCTGCAACGGCCACACCGGGGCCGTCCGCGCCCTGCTGGCCGCGGGAGCGTGGCCGGACCAGCGGGAGGAGTACGGCTGCACGGCGCTGGCCTGGGCGGTGCGCCAGGGCTTCGCCGACACGGTGCGGGTCCTGCTGGAGCACGGCGCGGACCCGGGCGCGGCCGTACCGGACGGCACGCCGCCGCTGGTCGCCGCGGCCCGGCGCGGATCGCTGCCGGTGGTGCGGGCGCTGCTGGAGTACGGCGCGCCCGGCCGGGCCGAGGCGCTGGCGGAGGCCCGGACGTGGCTCGGGCGGGACGCGGAGCAGGTGGTGCGCCAGGCGCTGGCGGAGGCGTACGGGGACGGCGTGGAGACCGTCACGCGGCGCGTCCGGGAGGAGGGCGGCGTGACCGTGGTGGTCGAGGTGGTGCGGGACGGGCTCCCGACGGCCGGGCGGGAGCAGCAGACCGGCCACGCGGCGATCGCGACCCTGCTGGAGGAGGAGCTCGGCGAGCACCCGCCGTACGAGGAGCTCGAGGGCCGGGCGCTGCGGTGCGGCGACCCGTCGCTGGACGACTGGACCGAGGCCGCCGAGGCGTTGGGACGGCGCGGCGACGAGGCGACGTTCGCCGCGGCGCTCGACGCGTGCGCGGACGGGGAGCCGCTGCGGCAGGCGTTCGGGGCGGACGTACTGGCCCGGCTCACCGCGTCGCCCGGTGGCGGCGGGCCCTTCGCCGTACGGGCCTTGCCGGTGCTGCGGGAACTGGCCCGCGAGGTGCGGGAGGCGGACGTGGTGCTGGCGGTGGTGCGGGCGCTCGGGGCCCAGGGCGACGCGGCGGTCCTGCCGGACGTGCTGCGGCACGCCGTCCACCCGGACGCGCGGGTGCGGCGCGGGGTCGCCGTCGCCGTGACCGGCCTCGTCCCGACGGGACACCGCGAGGGCCTGGCGGCCCTGGTGGCGCTCGCCCGCGACGGGGACGCGGCGGTGCGCGCGGCGGCGGTGCGCGCCCTGGCGGTGGCGCCGGACGACTCCCCCACCGTGCGGGAGGCCCTGGCGGCCCGCCTCGACGACGAGGCGCCGGACCCGACCGTGGCGGCGGAGGCGGCCCGCGGGCTGGCGGTCCGCGGGGACGGGCGGGCCGTGGCCGCGCTGGAGGGGCTGCTGGCGACGGCGGACCCGGAAGGTCCCGCGTACGCCGTCGCCCGCGCGGCCGTGGAGCACGTCCGCGACGAACCGACCCGCCGTCGCCTGGAGTGGACCCCGTCCCGCCGCCCCTGA
- a CDS encoding VOC family protein: MSSLVRHVTIDCSDAYRLASFWSAVLDAPLADDDHPGDPEATVAGLLFVTVPERKSVKNRLHLDLQPQDRTRDEEVERLLALGATLVSDQRRPDGTGWAVLADIEGNEFCVERSAAERAAGADAA; this comes from the coding sequence ATGAGTTCCCTCGTGCGACACGTGACCATCGACTGTTCCGACGCCTACCGGCTGGCCTCCTTCTGGTCCGCCGTGCTGGACGCGCCCCTCGCCGACGACGACCACCCCGGCGACCCGGAGGCGACCGTGGCGGGGCTGCTGTTCGTCACCGTCCCGGAGCGCAAGAGCGTCAAGAACCGGCTGCACCTCGACCTCCAGCCGCAGGACCGCACCCGCGACGAGGAGGTCGAACGGCTCCTCGCCCTCGGCGCCACCCTCGTCTCCGACCAGCGCCGCCCCGACGGCACCGGCTGGGCCGTGCTCGCGGACATCGAGGGCAATGAGTTCTGCGTGGAGCGCAGCGCCGCCGAGCGCGCCGCCGGAGCCGACGCGGCCTGA
- a CDS encoding VWA domain-containing protein: MAIDLQKIQRTAPALVDLYKRAGVSLRKHGLEGQRAAVYLVVDHSGSMRRYYRDGSVQALADRVLGLSAHLDDDGRVPVLFFSTDVDALAEVDLAHHRGCVERIAAGLGRMGQTSYHHAMDAVIDHYLDSGATHPALVVFQTDGGPSDRVAAERYLCRAARLPLFWQFVGFGDPAGRQFDFLRRLDELPVPARRPVDNAGFFPAGRNPRAVPDDVLYDRLVGAFPRWLAAARAPGVIRSTPGAPTPSGTLGA, translated from the coding sequence ATGGCCATCGACCTGCAGAAGATCCAGCGGACGGCGCCGGCGCTGGTGGACCTGTACAAGCGGGCGGGCGTCTCGCTCCGCAAGCACGGGCTGGAGGGGCAGCGGGCGGCGGTCTACCTCGTCGTCGACCACTCCGGCTCCATGCGGCGCTACTACCGGGACGGCAGTGTCCAGGCCCTCGCCGACCGGGTCCTCGGCCTGTCCGCCCACCTCGACGACGACGGCCGGGTGCCGGTCCTGTTCTTCTCCACGGACGTGGACGCCCTCGCCGAGGTCGACCTCGCGCACCACCGCGGGTGCGTCGAGCGGATCGCCGCCGGCCTCGGCCGCATGGGGCAGACCTCGTACCACCACGCCATGGACGCCGTGATCGACCACTACCTCGACAGCGGCGCCACCCACCCGGCGCTCGTCGTCTTCCAGACGGACGGCGGGCCGTCCGACCGCGTCGCCGCCGAGAGGTACCTGTGCCGGGCGGCGCGACTCCCGCTGTTCTGGCAGTTCGTCGGGTTCGGGGACCCGGCCGGCCGGCAGTTCGACTTCCTGCGGCGTCTGGACGAACTCCCGGTCCCCGCCAGGCGGCCCGTCGACAACGCCGGCTTCTTCCCGGCGGGACGCAACCCCCGCGCGGTACCCGACGACGTGCTGTACGACCGGCTGGTCGGCGCGTTCCCCCGCTGGCTCGCCGCGGCGCGCGCCCCGGGCGTGATCCGGTCGACGCCGGGCGCCCCGACCCCAAGTGGCACCCTGGGCGCATGA